A window of the Gossypium hirsutum isolate 1008001.06 chromosome A05, Gossypium_hirsutum_v2.1, whole genome shotgun sequence genome harbors these coding sequences:
- the LOC121229140 gene encoding uncharacterized protein, producing the protein MAVASTANLLIALQSERRKSNGALPLVLPKPTWVVRTESNAGRRRMRKPDPPCVVCKGSGRVDCHYCYGRGRTNQVHLEMLPKGEWPKWCRSCGGSGLSYCSRCLGTGEYRYIMGFHFMKKDDDGTQHNKYQIEGDCDSQSAADRLLRGEQSDDSGNEI; encoded by the exons ATGGCAGTGGCGTCAACAGCGAACCTGCTCATAGCCCTCCAATCGGAGCGTCGGAAATCCAACGGTGCTCTTCCTCTCGTACTCCCTAAACCCACTTGGGTTGTCAGAACTGAg TCAAATGCTGGGCGAAGGAGGATGAGGAAGCCTGATCCACCGTGTGTTGTCTGCAAGGGGAGCGGCAGAGTTGATTGTCATTATTGTTATGGAAGAG GAAGGACAAACCAAGTTCATCTAGAGATGCTTCCCAAGGGAGAATGGCCAAAATG GTGCAGGAGTTGTGGTGGCAGTGGCCTTAGCTACTGCTCTCGATGCCTTGGAACTGGGGAATACAGGTATATAATGGGTTTCcatttcatgaagaaagatgatGATGGCACCCAACACAACAAGTATCAGATTGAAGGTGACTGTGATTCACAGAGTGCAGCCGATCGACTGCTGCGTGGTGAGCAGAGCGATGATTCAGGTAATGAGATATGA